CAGCCAGCAGCACGGGGTAGGGGTTGACCGGCCCCTGAGAGTCGTGCATCTCGAAGTGCAGGTGCGGGTCCGTGCCGGCGGCGTTCCCACTCGTTCCGACCCGGCCGATCACCGTGCCTGCCTGGACCTGCCCGGCGGCCCCGAACGCGTCGAGGTGGGTGGCGTAGTAGCGGTGGCCGTCGACGCCGTCCAGCTGCACCTGCAGGCCGCCGCGCGAACCCTCGCGCTGGGTCGCCACCCCCGCGACGCTGGCGACCACCGGGGTCCCGCGGGGCGCGAACAGGTCGATCCCGTCGTGGAAGCGCCCGTCGGGCTTGCGGTACCCGTAGTCGTTGACGAAGCGCGCCGCCCCCTGCACCGGGCAGCGCCACCCACCGGGGATGGTCAGGCGCGTCCCGGCGAGGAGCCGGTTGGGGTCGGAGATCGCGTTGGCGCCGGCCAGGTCGGCGACCGTCACGCCGTAGCGTGCGGCGATCACGGACAGGCTCTCACCGCGCTGCACGACATGCTCGGCAGTGGCGACCGGGGCCACGGTGCCTGCAGACACCGCCGGCGCAGCCGACGCCTCGGCCACCC
This is a stretch of genomic DNA from Actinomycetota bacterium. It encodes these proteins:
- a CDS encoding M23 family metallopeptidase → MRTIVSVAALAALLLVAGAHTYVVQHGDTLSGIAKRVGTTVRALTDSNGIADPDRIRVGQRLQIPASGGVGGGRAHHVVRPGESLSQIAARYGVTVADLARVNGIVNPSRVLAGARIRVAEASAAPAVSAGTVAPVATAEHVVQRGESLSVIAARYGVTVADLAGANAISDPNRLLAGTRLTIPGGWRCPVQGAARFVNDYGYRKPDGRFHDGIDLFAPRGTPVVASVAGVATQREGSRGGLQVQLDGVDGHRYYATHLDAFGAAGQVQAGTVIGRVGTSGNAAGTDPHLHFEMHDSQGPVNPYPVLLA